Within Leptospira noumeaensis, the genomic segment GGGAATGCCATTGATGATTGGATTCATAGGACGTTATCCTTTGTTTGTTCTACTTCTGTATTTTTCTTTTTGGCGAGAATCACTGCCCCAAGGACTGCAACAAGAAGTAAGATGGAAATCATTTCGAAAGGAAGAAGGTAATCTAAATATGTGGAAGCACCGACAACACCTACGTTTCCCTTCGCATTCACAGTAGCTGTTCCTTGGATGGGAAAGGAATATTCAGCATTTTCATACCCTTTTCCAACTTGGTCGGAGTGAGGAACACCGGTTGTCAGCGCACTATACAATAAAAAGAAAAAACCCAAGGCAAACACAGAAAGTAAAACCAAACGAATCGGGTGTTTTCTATAACGAGACAAGGTTTCTGCTCTTTGTGAAAGTAACATCAAAACAAAAACGATGAGAACCATAATGGCCCCAGCATATACTAACACCTGCATGGTGGCAATAAACAAAGCTCCCATAATTCCATAAATCCCTGCCAAAGCAAAGAAGGTAAATACTAAGGAAACAGCAGAGACAACAGGATTTTTTTGAAAGATAACACTGAGTGCAGTAACCACAGTCACGGTTCCAAAAAAAATAAATAATAAAAAGGAAGGTGAAGATTCTATATTCATATAAATAATTTCATCCATCCTTCTTTCCAATATACTGTGTAAATGGCAGCGAACATCACTGCAAAAAGTCCCCAAGGGATCATTTTTTTCCAACCCAGTTTCATGAGTTGGTCATAACGAAAACGCGGTAAAGTCCAACGAACCCAAATGAATAGGAAGGCAAAGAATAGAACTTTTAAAACAAAAAACCCAAGACCAATGAATGCCTGATACGGAGAACCGGCTCCCAATTGAAAAGGGACATTGTATCCACCAAAAAAGAGTAAGGTGGTAAGACAAGACATGGTAATCATGTTCATATATTCTGCTAAAAAGAAAAGTGCAAACTTAAAGGCACCGTATTCTGTATGGAAACCTACAACTAGTTCCGATTCTGCTTCCGCGAGGTCAAAAGGGAGGCGATTGGTTTCTGCAAACATCGCAGTCACATAAATAAAAAAGGCAACAAAACCGGGAGGTGATAGAATATTCCACATATCTTTCTGGGAATCACTAATGTCCGTTAGTTTGAGTGATCCAGTCATAATCACAATCACAACAATGGAAAGACCCATAGGAAGTTCGTAACTGATCATCTGAGCCGTAGAACGAACCCCACCAAGTAACGAATATTTGTTGTTACTCGACCAACCTGCAATCATAATTCCATACACAGAAAGAGAAGAAATAGCAAGCATATACAAAACCCCAGAGTCAGGGTTTGCAATTTGTAAGTCAATGGTAGTGACACCAGTAAGTGCCGCGAGCCATTCCGGTGCAGGAAGACTTCCCCCAAAAGGAATCACAGCCCAAGCCATAATCGCACAGGTCATGGAGATGGTGGGAGCCAAAAGATACATCCCTTTGGATACGTTTTTTGGAAAAATTTCTTCTTTGGCGATAAACTTAATTCCATCGGCCAGTGGTTGGAACAGTCCAAAAATTCCGGCTCTATTTGGACCCGGACGATCTTGGATAAAACCAGCGAACTTACGTTCTGCGAGTGTGTAATAGGCGACACCCGTCAAAATGATAAAAAACAAAGAGAGGATTTTGATTCCCCAAGCAAGTATTAGAGCCCAGTCCATATTGTTTCGATGACCTTTAGTGAGAGATACTCACTTCCTTTTTCAATCGAGCCGAGAACTCCCCTTTAAACTTTGTCATTGTAGGTCGGACTGCCATAACACATGCATCCGCTAACGGACAGATGGTGGTCCCACCTTCCATATTCCTAGACAAAGAAAAAATGAGTTCTACATCTTTTTCAGTTCCTTCTCCAATTTTAATTTTATGGAGAAGGTCTTTAACCCAGTGTGTACCTTCCCGACAAGGTGTACATTGGCCACAGGATTCATGAGAATAAAACTCTGCCAATCTGTATGTAGTTTCCACAAGATCCGCAGATTCAGAAAGAATGATGACTGCCCCAGAACCTAACATAGATTTGAGGGAAGCAATCGATTCATAATCCATTGTGGCGGTCATGGCTTCTTCGGCAGTTAAGATTGGAGAAGAACTCCCTCCTGGGATCACAGCTTTCAGAGTTCCATCGTTTTTAATCCCACCACAAATATCGTAAATGAGTTCCTTCATCGGAGTTCCCATTTCTACTTCATAAATCCCCGGTTTTTTCACATGCCCACTGACTGCAAAAAGTCTTGTCCCTGGTGATTTTTCTGTTCCAATTTTTTTGTATTCATCACCCGTCATACGAATGATATGCGGGACATTACAAAATGTTTCGACATTGTTCACAACAGTTGGGCAAGCATACAATCCAGATACAGCAGGGAAAGGTGGTTTGAGCCGTGGGTGGCCCCTCCTTCCCTCAAGGGAATTGATAAGTGCGGATTCTTCCCCACAAATATAAGCGCCAGCACCAGAATACACGGCTAAATCAAAATCGTAACCAAGGCCTAAGATATTTTTTCCAAGAAGTCCCGCTTTGTACGCTTCTTCCACTGCCTCTTCAACGATACGAATTCCTTTATGAAACTCGCCTCGAATGTAAATATAACCTTGGTGGGAATCGATGGCTTTGGCAGCAATCACCATCCCTTCGATGAGCATATGCGGAAATTTTTCAATGAGGAGCCTGTCTTTAAAAGTTCCCGGTTCTCCTTCATCCCCATTACAAATCAAATACTTTGGTTTGTCGGTTTTAGGAATGAATCCCCATTTGTTTCCGGTAGGAAAACCAGCACCACCACGACCACGAAGGCCAGAGTTTTTAACATCGTTTACGATTTGTTCGGCGGTCATTTCAGTAAGGGCCTTTTTTTGGCTTTCATACCCTCCGACCGAACGGTAATGATTTAAAGTATGAGAATCAGCAGCACCAACATGAGTTGTGAGAAGAGTTTTTAATCCCATTTTATACCTGCTTTTCCAGTTCGGAAAGAATGGCTTCAATTTTTTCCGGTGTTAGGTTTTCATAATATTTATCATTGATTTGAGCCACAGGTCCAAACCCACAAGCACCAAGGCATTGAACTTCATCCACCGTAAACTTTTTGTCACCAGTGGTTTCTCCTGCTTCGATTCCTAACTTAGAACAAACATGTTCAGTGATGGAATCCGAGCCCGAAAGATAACAAGAGATATTTCCACAAATCTGGATATGGAACTTACCCACAGGTTTTTTGTTGTACATTGTGTAAAAGGTAGCAACCCCATGGACATGGGCGAGGGAAATGGGATCCCCAATGCGGCTAGCAATGTATTCCATTCCTTCCTGATCCACAAAACCTTTGTCAGCTTGTAATAAAAAAAGACAGGGTAAAATTAACGAACGTTTGCTCGGAAATTGTGGAATCAACCTCTGGAATCTTTTTTCCGAATCTTGTGAAAATTGATAAGCCATTAACAATCCAACTCCCCTGCAATGACATTGAGTGAAGACATAGTAGCAATGGTATCAGCAAGTAAGCCCCCCTTCACAAGTTCAGGGAAAGCCTGGTAATACCAAAAACAAGGTCGTCTCACATGCACTCTCCATGGAGATTTTTCTCCTTCGGAAACTACATAAAACCCGAGTTCTCCATTGGCCGCTTCGGTAGACATATAGTATTCTCCCGGAGGAACCTTCACGCCGTGCATAATGATTTTAAAATGATAAATGAGTTCTTCCATATTGTTGTACACACGATCTTTCGGTGGAAGGAAAGTGTGGGGAACATCCGCATGGTACGGGCCTTCTGGAATTCCATCGATCAGTTGTTCGATGATTCGCATGGACTGACGCATCTCTTCCATACGGACGAGAGTTCTGTCGAGGGCCGATCCATCTTCGCCTACAGCAATATCAAAATCCACTTTATCGTATAACATATAAGGATCATCTTTTCTTACATCCCAAGGAACACCAGCTGCACGTAGGTTTGGACCAGAAAATCCATAAGCAATCGCACGTTCCGCTGAAAGGCCACCAATACCAGCAGTCCTTTCATTAAAAATTTTATTCCGAATGAGAAGGTCTTGGAATTCATCCAAAGCTGGTTTTAGGCCTTTGATGATAGTTTTGATTTCAGATTGGAATTCAGGATAAATATCACGTTCCATTCCACCCACACGGCAGAAGGTTGTAGTAAGCCTAGCGCCAGTTAGCTTCTCCAAAATCTGATAAATATTTTCTCTGTGATGGAATAAATGGAGTAAACCAGAGAAAGCACCAAGATCCACACCCATAATTCCGTTACAAATGATATGATCCATAATCCGAGAAAGTTCGGAAATAATCATACGAACATAAGTGACTCGTTCCGGAACTTGGATCTGCATCATTTTTTCTACTGTCAGAATCCAACCAATGTTATTGAGAGGAGTGGATACGTAGTTCATACGATCCGTACACACTAAGAACTGATTGTAGTCGTAACGTTCTCCGAGTTTTTCAAAACAACGATGTACATAACCAATGACTGATTCTGTATCCACAACACGTTCTCCATCAATTTGGATTACGTTTTGTAAAATTCCATGGGTGGCGGGATGACTTGGGCCCAGGTTGACGAGTAAATGGCCTTCCGGTAGGTCTTTGAATTTTTTGCCAAAATGTTCGGCTGTTTTTTCGTACATTACCATAATGATTTGCTACCGCCTAACTGGCAATATCCTCGTTTACGTGAATGGTGAGTAAGTCTTCGATGAGATAATCTTGCCCCGGGCCTTCCAATGGGTAATCTTTACGAAGTGGATGTCCAATAAAGTTATCAGGCATAATGAGCCTTTCCATTTGAGGATGGTTTGAAAAAGGAATGCCCATAAGGTCGAATACTTCCCTTTCTGGCCAGTTGGCAGCGGGAAAAATACTCACAAGACTAGGAACCTCTTCCCCTTCTCCCACTGGAACACGAAGTTGCAATCGGAAGTGTTTGTTTTTTGGAGAACGAAGCAAATAAACCACTTCGAACCTTGGTTCTCTTTTTCCGAGCCAATCCACAGAGGTAAGGTCATTCAGGTAAGTGAAGGCAAACTCCGGATGATCCTTTAATGTTTGTACAACGGTCGGAAGGGATTCCTTTTTGATGCTGAAATAGAGCAAATTGGTGTTTATGTCCCTTTGCGGGAGTAACACATCGGAAAACCTAGAATTAAAGTATTCGGTAATTGTTTCTTTCATGCCACTACGAGAGGTTTGTTGCGTTCGTTAATTTCTTCGATTTTTCTCATGACTTCTTGGCGTCGTGCTTCCAAACCTTGGCTTTGTACTTTCTTTTGGAGTTTCATGAGAGCATCCAAAAGTGCCTCCGGTCTCGGAGGGCAACCAGGAACGTATACGTCGACAGGTAAGATTCGATCAACACCTTGTAACACGCCGTAGGTGTGAAACATTCCACCAGAAGAAGCACAAGCACCGACAGAAATCACAAATTTTGGTTCAGCCAATTGGTCGTATATCTGGCGTAAGACGGGAGCCATCTTATAAGTGATGGTTCCTAGAACCAAAATCATATCTGCTTGGCGTGGAGAAAAGGACGGACGTTCTGCACCAAAACGAGCAATGTCATAATCAGCACAAGATGTACTCATGTATTCGATTCCGCAACATGCAGTGGCAAATGGGTAAGGCCACAAAGAAAAACTTTGTCCCCATTGAACCACATTGTCCAGTGTAGCGACTTGGAACATGTCGCCAAACATCTCACCAGGTTTGGATAGTGTTTCTGTTAATCCCATTCCAGTGCTCCCTTCTTCCATATATAGTATAGACCCACAACAAGTATGAGTAAAAAGAAAAACATCTCTAGTAAAAAGAAAGTCCCAAGACCTGCTTCTTTAAAACCAATTAAGTTTACCGCCCAAGGGTATAAAAAGACAGCTTCAATATCGAAGAGGATGAAAAGAACTGCAACAAGGTAGAACTTAATGTTGAAGAGTCCTCTAGCATCACCATAATACGTAACCCCACATTCAAATGTATCTTGGGGTTTCGATTTTTTCTTCGGATTGATGAGGAAGGCAAGGGTCAAGATCAGAGCGGAGAAACCGACTCCGAGTAAAAGTTGTAGGAGGATTGGCGCAAAACTATCTGGTGCAGAACCCATTCATTGAATGATCTCATCCTTATTTTGAATTGTCAAGGCGAGATTCTTTTCGGGTCATTTTTCTCATTCAATGGGGAACAAAACTTGTCATTTGAGAATGGCTCTCAAAAATCACAGAATTTCGATTTCCAGCGAGTGTAAAAAGAAAGGCACTGGGAAAGGAACTTGGTTGGAAAGGGAAAGTCACTATAAGAGGAAAGTCAGTGAAAATGGAAACCGCATGCAGAACGAAAGCTGATAACCCAGTAGAGTTGCTGCCCAATAGAAAGGAGCGGTGACTGAAATGAAAGAACGACTCCCTACAAGAGGAAATGGTAAGGAATCCCAAAACATCTTAAAAAGGAAAGTCAGTGAAGAAATCACTTACCTTCCTTTTGTCACAAGTGCGATGATTCCATTCCCCTAAGAGAAAACCAGACTTGCCGACTTGTCATTATTAATTACCAATCTCAGAGAGGCGAAAGAAAGATGTTTTTTACAGAAGGGTGAGCTGAATAGAAACTCCCACAACCTAAATGGCCTAGAATCTTTTACATTCAGATAAACGCATGTGCGTTATAGTGAAGTATTTATCTGCAATAACGAATTACTCCTTGTTTAGTGAGAAATCCTACTTTTTCCTAAAATAAAAGGAGTCCGGAATGTTTACAGAAACAAAACCCAGTTACAACCCTTACGAAATTTCCAGAGAGTCCCATGAGATTTTGGAATCATTTTCTTCTGTGATTTTATCTCCGCCATCAGGTGATTTTTTTCAGACAAGAGTTTTGAGACTCTCACAAATATTTCACCTATCAGCCGTTTGGATCGCTGAATGGAAAAAAGAATCCTCACAATTTCAAACTTTATCCTTGGTTCATTTAGGAGAACTTTCAGCAACCAAAACCTACAATGGTAACATTGCTCCATGTTCAGAAGTGATCGAAACAAAATCCTATTACCATACTTTGAATTTAGAAGATAGGTATCCCGGTTTTGAATCGGTATTATCAATCAAAGGAAGTAATTACCTTGGTTATCCTCTTAAATCAAGATCGGGCGAAATCATCGGAGTCATCGCTGTTCTCAACAGGAAACATATCACACACCTAAATAGATTGAT encodes:
- a CDS encoding NADH-quinone oxidoreductase subunit J family protein is translated as MDEIIYMNIESSPSFLLFIFFGTVTVVTALSVIFQKNPVVSAVSLVFTFFALAGIYGIMGALFIATMQVLVYAGAIMVLIVFVLMLLSQRAETLSRYRKHPIRLVLLSVFALGFFFLLYSALTTGVPHSDQVGKGYENAEYSFPIQGTATVNAKGNVGVVGASTYLDYLLPFEMISILLLVAVLGAVILAKKKNTEVEQTKDNVL
- the nuoH gene encoding NADH-quinone oxidoreductase subunit NuoH; translation: MDWALILAWGIKILSLFFIILTGVAYYTLAERKFAGFIQDRPGPNRAGIFGLFQPLADGIKFIAKEEIFPKNVSKGMYLLAPTISMTCAIMAWAVIPFGGSLPAPEWLAALTGVTTIDLQIANPDSGVLYMLAISSLSVYGIMIAGWSSNNKYSLLGGVRSTAQMISYELPMGLSIVVIVIMTGSLKLTDISDSQKDMWNILSPPGFVAFFIYVTAMFAETNRLPFDLAEAESELVVGFHTEYGAFKFALFFLAEYMNMITMSCLTTLLFFGGYNVPFQLGAGSPYQAFIGLGFFVLKVLFFAFLFIWVRWTLPRFRYDQLMKLGWKKMIPWGLFAVMFAAIYTVYWKEGWMKLFI
- the nuoF gene encoding NADH-quinone oxidoreductase subunit NuoF — protein: MGLKTLLTTHVGAADSHTLNHYRSVGGYESQKKALTEMTAEQIVNDVKNSGLRGRGGAGFPTGNKWGFIPKTDKPKYLICNGDEGEPGTFKDRLLIEKFPHMLIEGMVIAAKAIDSHQGYIYIRGEFHKGIRIVEEAVEEAYKAGLLGKNILGLGYDFDLAVYSGAGAYICGEESALINSLEGRRGHPRLKPPFPAVSGLYACPTVVNNVETFCNVPHIIRMTGDEYKKIGTEKSPGTRLFAVSGHVKKPGIYEVEMGTPMKELIYDICGGIKNDGTLKAVIPGGSSSPILTAEEAMTATMDYESIASLKSMLGSGAVIILSESADLVETTYRLAEFYSHESCGQCTPCREGTHWVKDLLHKIKIGEGTEKDVELIFSLSRNMEGGTTICPLADACVMAVRPTMTKFKGEFSARLKKEVSISH
- the nuoE gene encoding complex I 24 kDa subunit family protein, with product MAYQFSQDSEKRFQRLIPQFPSKRSLILPCLFLLQADKGFVDQEGMEYIASRIGDPISLAHVHGVATFYTMYNKKPVGKFHIQICGNISCYLSGSDSITEHVCSKLGIEAGETTGDKKFTVDEVQCLGACGFGPVAQINDKYYENLTPEKIEAILSELEKQV
- a CDS encoding NADH-quinone oxidoreductase subunit D is translated as MVMYEKTAEHFGKKFKDLPEGHLLVNLGPSHPATHGILQNVIQIDGERVVDTESVIGYVHRCFEKLGERYDYNQFLVCTDRMNYVSTPLNNIGWILTVEKMMQIQVPERVTYVRMIISELSRIMDHIICNGIMGVDLGAFSGLLHLFHHRENIYQILEKLTGARLTTTFCRVGGMERDIYPEFQSEIKTIIKGLKPALDEFQDLLIRNKIFNERTAGIGGLSAERAIAYGFSGPNLRAAGVPWDVRKDDPYMLYDKVDFDIAVGEDGSALDRTLVRMEEMRQSMRIIEQLIDGIPEGPYHADVPHTFLPPKDRVYNNMEELIYHFKIIMHGVKVPPGEYYMSTEAANGELGFYVVSEGEKSPWRVHVRRPCFWYYQAFPELVKGGLLADTIATMSSLNVIAGELDC
- a CDS encoding NADH-quinone oxidoreductase subunit C translates to MKETITEYFNSRFSDVLLPQRDINTNLLYFSIKKESLPTVVQTLKDHPEFAFTYLNDLTSVDWLGKREPRFEVVYLLRSPKNKHFRLQLRVPVGEGEEVPSLVSIFPAANWPEREVFDLMGIPFSNHPQMERLIMPDNFIGHPLRKDYPLEGPGQDYLIEDLLTIHVNEDIAS
- a CDS encoding NADH-quinone oxidoreductase subunit B, which translates into the protein MGLTETLSKPGEMFGDMFQVATLDNVVQWGQSFSLWPYPFATACCGIEYMSTSCADYDIARFGAERPSFSPRQADMILVLGTITYKMAPVLRQIYDQLAEPKFVISVGACASSGGMFHTYGVLQGVDRILPVDVYVPGCPPRPEALLDALMKLQKKVQSQGLEARRQEVMRKIEEINERNKPLVVA
- a CDS encoding NADH-quinone oxidoreductase subunit A; protein product: MGSAPDSFAPILLQLLLGVGFSALILTLAFLINPKKKSKPQDTFECGVTYYGDARGLFNIKFYLVAVLFILFDIEAVFLYPWAVNLIGFKEAGLGTFFLLEMFFFLLILVVGLYYIWKKGALEWD